In Anas platyrhynchos isolate ZD024472 breed Pekin duck chromosome 15, IASCAAS_PekinDuck_T2T, whole genome shotgun sequence, the DNA window CTGCAGCAGGCACACTGGGACGGGGAAggatttttgttccttttgtccctgccctgctgcacacCGGGGGCGAATGGCCGGCACCCCgagcagcagccccgtggcAGCACCCGCGCTGCTCTGCCCTGTGGGGGGAGAGGCTCGGCCGCcccactgcccccagccccagggacagGCTCTGCTCAtgctggcagccaggagagGCTGAAGGCTCGGGCTCTCGCTGAGATTTAGATGCTAGTGGTAAATTGCAACCTTTGACAGAAATGCCTGAGATTTACTACGAAAATCAATAGATGATTCAAACAGTCCAGCACTCGGAAAGGCAAATAACACCGCTCCGACAAGAGCAGTTATTGATATTCACGAACGGAGCTGCTCATTACAGCGCCTGCTAACAGGGTGCTGAAATGGATTGCTGCAGGATGGGACGGGGCTTTGTGCGTGTGACCTCGGCGTGGGCTCTGCCGTGGCAGGACAGGAGCTCAGCGCTCAGTGCTCAGTGCAGCCTGAGCCAGGGTGCTGGTGGCTGACCCCCGGCTGAGCCCTGTGGGAGCAGTTTgggtccccagctcccccagggctgggtgtgCTGTAGAGTGCCCGTCTCCACCACCCGAGGCTGTGGCCCCTCACGCTGCTCCGGGCAGGCTCCAAGGGTCCCGGCTGCGCTCAGGAcagctgtgctgggtgctgcggggaggCTCCGCTCGCACACCCTCAGCACCACAGCTCCGCGCCTGGGCAAAGCGCACGGTGACACCCCCAGGACCCTGgccgtggggctgctgctggcagggggctgctggggggctgccggggggctgcgtgtggctggtggcagagcctgggcacggggctgcagctccagctgcccggctgcagccagcagggagtCAGAGGGGACGGCAGCCAGGGGAAGTGGAGGTGAGCTCAGCCCGGGGGCCATCTCGCAAGGCTGCACTTGACATTTAGGTGTAACTGTGGGCTCCTACAGAACAGCCCATTCAATTCCACCCTAAATTCCCGTCCCTTGCATGTAACAGCCTGCTCCCAGAGCCTGCCAGGAGGCGGTACTGATGCTGGGGTGTCTCTGGTGCTCCTGAGCGATGTGGTCGGGCCCCCTGCTTGCTGTGCGGGGCTgagcctccctccctccctctggtCCTGTCCCCGGGGTCACTGCCCAGTGCCGCTGCCCGCTTCTCCACCAGCCCCAGCGGCACAGtgaggggagcagggcagcacagagctgccccaGCCCACGGACGGGCTTACCCTAAGAAAAGCCCATGCATAAGGACCGGTGGTAGCCGCTTTTATTTACACACGAGATCACATGCTGAACAAGGATGCTAGTGCCACTAAAGTACCCGTAACAGCAGGATTCTGTGCTTTATTCACAGGACAAAATATCAGTACAACATTTTTCAAAGACAGTTTTTCTTCAAGCAGATACATCTCACCACCCTCGTGGCTGCACGccgtgctgcagtgctgggaggcGAAGCAGGGCGGCTGGGGCCCTCCCTGCCCTGACCCCACAGGCAGCGATGCCTCCTCcgctccctggggctgggacTTCCCGGGGGCCCTGGTTCACCCTGGGGTGCCAAGGAGGGGTGCGCCCCGGAGGAGCCTGTGCACGGGCTGCGAGGTGGGGCCATTGCCGTGGCCCAGGACCACAGGGCTGTACAAGTGAGCAGGACCAGGACCCCCCAGCACGAGCCACCGCACTGCCGACCCACGGGGACCcatcctgcaggggctgcagcagggctctgcgcctccccagctgggctcccccggccccgctcaccctgcagcaccccggctgctgccctgcccgtGCCTGGGGCTTGCAGGAGGGccgggctggctgcagggcctggcCACGGCCCCCACAGGCCACCCTCGTGGAAGACTGCAGCGTCACGTCACCACAGCTCTGCTCCCGGGTGCTCATTCCCACCTGAAGTCCTGCCCGACTGTTTCATAGAACTTGATATTGTAAGGTCTGTAAAAGTCCCGGAGCTGCTCTATCACCTCGGGGTCTATCTGCACGTGAGTCCTCCCTTTGGACTTGCCCAGGCAGCGCGGcgagctgctgctctctgtttttttcaggCAAGGAAAGCCTTTCGTCTTGTTGAAGTAGAAGTGCTTGTCTGTGATAACCCGTTTGATGCCCAGGAAGTCCTGGACTTTGCCCATCTCCCCGGCCGGGTCTGTGATCAGCTTCTCCCCGCTGACGAAGTGGATCTGGGAGAGGGGGAAGTACTGGAGCCAGCTCTCCAGGTGCACGGCGTACATCCCGATGCGGATGGCATTCCAGGAGGTGTccaccagccccaggctgcGGTTGCGGAAGGACAGCCCCTCAAAGGTGGGGATGTCTGGCTTCTTGGAGAGCGTCTGCGTGTAGTCCGAGATGGCGCGGGTGACCGGGTTCCTCACCACCACGATCAGCTTGGTGTCCCGCGACATGTTGAAGATCCGCCGCGGCGCCTCCTTGGTGACAAAGTAGCTGGGGGTCTTCTCCACCGTGATCTGGCTGTCGAGCGTTCGTGGCATCAGGCTCCTGCAGGCAAAGAGGAAATTACGGTGAGGAAGGAGCTGTGCCGCTCGCAGTGGCTGCCCACGCTGCGCTGGGCGGTGTGCGCAGTcccggcagggcaggaggaCACCGCTCCCTCCCGCAGCACTGCGGGGTCTGCCCCGGCcgtgtccccccatgtcccgtCTGAGAGCCCCGGCAGAGGGCAGGGGTGTGCCCCAGTGCCCCCATGTGCTCCAGCCAGAGGAGACGCgctgctcctggggggctgGAGCCAGGCAGGATGGCACAGAAGGGCACTGCTGAGCTGCCAGGGAGctggtgctgtgcagcagccagggctgccccaTCGCCACCAGTGGCAGCTTCATCATCAGTTTAAGGACAGCGTGTGGCTTCATTCCGCAGCCACGCAGCCAAGCGGTCCTGCCATCCGCCAGGATCGCTGCCATGGGCGCATTAACCAGGAGACAGCCTCTGCCAGCCTTCGCCCAGCCTTTTATCACGTATTACTACACTGGCTGCCATTTGCACAAGAAATTACAGTGGCTCCTTCCGGAATTACTGCAATTACCTGGCTCCTCCCCTCCCTGATAGCATTAAAGTGCAGCCAGGCTCCCGCACTCCCTGAGCCGTGGGCACCACAGGCAAGCACCAGGTGCCagccagagctgtgctggctccAGCCCCCGTGGGGACACAGCCACCCCTCCTCGGTGTCCCCTCAGCCTGACAACCAGCACTGTCTGCATGCAGCCCTTGTGCCCCAGCTGTGTGTGAAGcggagctgcagggccaggcagcGGGTATGTGCAGGGCGGGCAGCGGTGGAGTGCTGGGGGCAGCCCGGGGGTGCTGCACCACGAGGGGCTGGGGCCCAGCTTAGGGCTAATTAAATCACTTGCTTCGACAAGTGAACATCAAAATCAAATAAAGCCTAATGGGATGGAAAGATTTGTGAGTTGGCTTTGTATTACTAGAGTGAACTCCTGGATCCATCGCAGCCAGACGTGGGGCACAGCAGGAAGCACAGGGTGCCCGGGGCCTTGCTGCCCCTATGCCAGCAGTGGGCACGCCGGGGCGTTGCTGTCCCACACTGCCAGGGAGGGGGGAGCTCACCTGGCATCCAGGTGCTCAGCCTGGCTCAGGGCTCCCCAACCCTGCAAACTGTGCTGCCAGCCATACCCAGCCCCGTGTCTGCTGCCCTGCCCGAACAccacagcctgctcctgtgccagcTCAGACGATGCCACAGAGCATCTCTAAGGTGTCCTCCGTGGGCCAGGGGCAGGGGCATCACCGCTCTCCTCCCTGTCCGCAGGGCTTTGAAGGAGCCAGGGGACAGCCGTGCCAAACGCAGGTGACCAGCCCCCCAGGCACATGCAGGGGAGCGTGTGCCACAGGCACCCACAGGCTCTCCTGCACTCACAGGCACCTTATATTTCAGCTGTGTTTACTGCTCAAAAGCATCTGCTACAATTTCCACTTTGCAGTACAAGTTAGTGGCTCAGCGACTGCAATTTAATTGCGCAGCAGAACGCAAGCTGTAAGGCACAAGCAGGCGCTGCCTGGGGAGAGCTTTATGGTGAGCTGAGAAATGTGCCTCTGGGAAGGGTTTATTCGGAGCAGTCCACCACACGTTCAACGCTCCGCAGCCGCCTGTGCCCTGCTTGgagcctgctgccagctgcccGAGGCCCCaagcacagcccctgcccgtGAGCCCTGGGTGCAGCCAGTGCCCCCCGCTGCAACCTCTGGTGTGCAGGGGGCTTGGGCCCCCCCGGCTCTTCTGAGAGGACAGGCAGAGCTCATGTGGCACAGGGGAACgcctgcagcctggcagctctGTGTCCCCTCCACAAGGGGACCCGGGGAGTGAGGCAGAGGAAGGGCTGGTACAGCAGGCATCTGACCAGACCTGGATCTCCTGAGGGCTGGCCCAGCGCAGCCTCAGGACAGAAGCAGCCACGGGAAGCAAACATCAGCAACCCCGCCTGCAGCAGTGCGGCCAGCGGGAGCGAGGCACTGATTTATTCATGGGATAACCCTGCACAGACCCTGCcttcctggctgcagcacagctgtttgGGAACACTGCAGCCGTGACCCCGACCAGAGACCGCCAGGGAAGCATCCTTCAGCCCTCTGGAAATCCACATGGTCCCTGCAGGGTCCTGGAACAAGGTCCACAGCCACTGCCTTTGGGCTTGGTCTGCAGAACGAACCCTGATGGAAAACAGCTGGGAGGAGACGCAGCAGTGGCACGGGGGCAGCACCCACCTGGTCCCAGTCCCGCTGGCCTTGCAGCCCTCACTTGCTCTTGACCAGCTTTCTCATTTGAAAGAGAACTAATTAACTAGCATAAATTAACGGGGATGTTTTACATAGGTACCTGAGCACAGCCGTGGCTTAATTGGCCTTTCCCACTGCTCTGCTCCAAACCCCATAAATCCAGATTATGATTCCCATTGTTTAATGACTGTCAGGAAATGCTAATTTAGTGCCAGGCCCCACTGCTGGTATCTCCATATCACAAACAAGTTTCATCATAAATCAGTGCAGGACAGCTTTATAAGCGAATCACTATTACAATATATTGGTGGAGAATCATAAAACTGCTGTTTCATTAATGGCTCATCTTCAGGCTTGTTAGACTTTCATTACGTGAGCTATTAGGtccatgtatttaaaaaatgaaattacaggTTCTAATCAattatgaaaaaacaaaaaatctctgCATAGTAAATTACAGAAATGAGacaagagctgttttttttttttttttagatggaCTCCCAGTGTTTGCTGCTCCTGAACAACAGAGACTGCTGAGACAACAAAACACAGCCCgaatagataaataaatcacCAGTGAAACCATGCAAGGGGGAGAAATGTCATCCACACATTCATCTTTATGTTAACGGCGGGATCCCCAGAGCTGCAAGAGCTGGGAAATGCATTGCAAACTTAATTACAGTTGactttaaaatgatatttttggaCTTCTGCATTCACAAAGTTATTTGCATACAAATAGCATGTCACAGAGTTTTAAGCCTCGGGCTCGTGTCTTCAGGTTTGAAGGCTCCCAGCACCTGGCCCGCGGCGCTGCGCACCCCGGTGCAGCAGGAACAGCTCCGCGGCGCTGGGGCCCTCTGGGCTGTGCCGCCCTGGGTGCCCCGCGCTGCCTGGACCCGCCGTGCCCCCCGATTTTAGGGTTGTTGCTGCCTCTCCTGCACGGTGCCAACCAGGGCCAAGGACGGTGCCCCAGCAGGGGAGGTGCAGCCCTGGCCAGAGACGTGCCAGTCCCACCGACACCCTGGGAACAAGGCACCCTTGTGTCGGTGCCCCAGGACGGACGGGCAGTGGTTTTGGTgctgccttcccctgccccaggACACCCCACCAAGAGGCTCAGCTCCCCCTGCCGTGTGCCAGCACCGCTCACGCTCCTGTCACACACACCAGGCTCTCCCTGCGCTCGTCCCATCGGCACTGCCCGGCTGGGGAGAGCACACGGGAGCTTTCTCCATCTGGCAGCGCGTGCACGAGGCGTCCGCGCTTTGTCCTGGTGAGGGGAATCTGCAACGCAGCAGAAATGGAGGAGGTTAAAAAAGCTGATGCTGAgtgagcagcagggcagctctgcGCAGAAATCATTAGGGAGGTAGTGGAGCGAGCTCCTGTCCGGCCTCACAGCAGCGTGGGCTGCAGGAGCGCCTCGCCCCTCACCTGCACAGGGACCAGCCCAGGGAGCACAGCCACCTCCTGGGGGGCAGCCGCTGGGGTCCCCTCCGAGGAGCAGGGGTCAGAGGCACTTCCCAGCAGCAGCGCCGGGGTGCAGCTCCCCCGTCATTCCAGCACACGCCTTTCAGCAGCCACGGGCTTTCCACTTCATTTGCTTTTCCCTGTGCTTGCCAAGAAGGCTAGCCCTCTGACCACCAGAGGGATTTAATTATCGGGGCATCGCAGCTCTCCCCGCCTGCCAGGCGTGGGCTGCAGACACATCTGCTTGCGGTGCCCATGCACACAGCTCCCAcccggctccccccagccctc includes these proteins:
- the HS3ST2 gene encoding heparan sulfate glucosamine 3-O-sulfotransferase 2, which encodes MARRAQGGRALAPSRRLARRLLFALTLSLSCSYLCYSLLCCCGGPAAPRARCAPARSAAAAKKLLQKSRPCGRPPAEPPGSAAPARRPREPPAPPAGSAPGPGRPGTKRLPRAIVVGVKKGGTRAVLEFIRAHPDVRALGTEPHFFDRNYDRGLEWYRSLMPRTLDSQITVEKTPSYFVTKEAPRRIFNMSRDTKLIVVVRNPVTRAISDYTQTLSKKPDIPTFEGLSFRNRSLGLVDTSWNAIRIGMYAVHLESWLQYFPLSQIHFVSGEKLITDPAGEMGKVQDFLGIKRVITDKHFYFNKTKGFPCLKKTESSSSPRCLGKSKGRTHVQIDPEVIEQLRDFYRPYNIKFYETVGQDFRWE